The proteins below come from a single Miscanthus floridulus cultivar M001 chromosome 1, ASM1932011v1, whole genome shotgun sequence genomic window:
- the LOC136501976 gene encoding LIM domain-containing protein WLIM2a-like isoform X2 produces MFSGTQQKCKVCTKTVYPMDQLSTDGVVFHRSCFKCQHCKSTLSLSNYSSFEGVPYCKAHFEQLFKETGSYNKSFQSQSPAKITPEKLAPELTRSPSKAARMFSGTQDKCATCGKTAYPLEKDQSPWVSMAFTTEQIFVPF; encoded by the exons ATGTTTAGCGGGACGCAGCAGAAGTGCAAGGTGTGCACCAAGACGGTGTACCCGATGGACCAGCTCTCCACCGACGGCGTCGTCTTCCACCGCTCCTGCTTCAAGTGCCAGCACTGCAAGTCTACCCTCTCC TTGAGCAACTATTCCTCGTTCGAAGGAGTGCCGTACTGCAAGGCCCATTTCGAGCAGCTGTTTAAGGAGACCGGGAGTTACAACAAGAGCTTCCAATCGCAATCAC CCGCAAAGATTACTCCGGAAAAGTTGGCCCCTGAGCTG ACCAGATCACCAAGCAAAGCTGCAAGGATGTTTTCAGGAACACAAGACAAGTGTGCGACTTGCGGTAAAACCGCATATCCTCTTGAGAAG GATCAATCCCCATGGGTTTCAATGGCTTTCACAACTGAACAAATATTTGTCCCCTTCTAG
- the LOC136548039 gene encoding 17.9 kDa class I heat shock protein-like, with product MSLIRRSNVFDPFSLDLWDPFESFPFGSGSSSGLFPSFPPTSSETAAFAGARIDWKETPEAHVFKADVPGLKKEEVKVEVEDGNILHISGERNKEQEEKTDTWHRVERSSGRFLRRFRLPENAKTEQIRAAMENGVLTVTVPKEDVKKPEVKSIQISG from the coding sequence ATGTCGCTGATCCGCCGCAGCAACGTGTTCGATCCCTTCTCCCTCGACCTCTGGGACCCCTTTGAGAGCTTCCCCTTCGGCTCCGGCAGCAGCAGCGGTCTCTTCCCCTCGTTCCCGCCCACCAGCTCGGAGACCGCGGCCTTCGCTGGCGCGCGGATCGACTGGAAGGAGACCCCAGAGGCGCACGTGTTCAAGGCGGACGTCCCGGGGCTGAAGAAGGAGGAGGTCAAGGTGGAGGTTGAGGACGGCAACATCCTTCATATCAGCGGCGAGCGCAACAAGGAGCAGGAGGAGAAGACGGACACCTGGCACCGCGTGGAGCGGAGCAGCGGCAGGTTCCTGCGCAGGTTCCGACTGCCCGAGAACGCCAAGACGGAGCAGATCAGGGCCGCCATGGAGAACGGCGTGCTTACAGTCACTGTGCCCAAGGAGGACGTCAAGAAGCCTGAGGTGAAGTCCATCCAGATCTCCGGCTAG
- the LOC136501976 gene encoding LIM domain-containing protein WLIM2a-like isoform X1 has product MFSGTQQKCKVCTKTVYPMDQLSTDGVVFHRSCFKCQHCKSTLSLSNYSSFEGVPYCKAHFEQLFKETGSYNKSFQSQSPAKITPEKLAPELTRSPSKAARMFSGTQDKCATCGKTAYPLEKVTVEEKAYHKSCFKCSHGGCAITPSNYAALEGILYCKHHFSQLFKEKGSYNHLIKCASVKRAAEAQPEQPASDSS; this is encoded by the exons ATGTTTAGCGGGACGCAGCAGAAGTGCAAGGTGTGCACCAAGACGGTGTACCCGATGGACCAGCTCTCCACCGACGGCGTCGTCTTCCACCGCTCCTGCTTCAAGTGCCAGCACTGCAAGTCTACCCTCTCC TTGAGCAACTATTCCTCGTTCGAAGGAGTGCCGTACTGCAAGGCCCATTTCGAGCAGCTGTTTAAGGAGACCGGGAGTTACAACAAGAGCTTCCAATCGCAATCAC CCGCAAAGATTACTCCGGAAAAGTTGGCCCCTGAGCTG ACCAGATCACCAAGCAAAGCTGCAAGGATGTTTTCAGGAACACAAGACAAGTGTGCGACTTGCGGTAAAACCGCATATCCTCTTGAGAAG GTAACAGTTGAAGAAAAGGCCTACCATAAGTCATGCTTCAAATGCTCCCACGGGGGCTGTGCGATTACACCTTCCAACTATGCAGCCTTGGAGGGCATCCTCTACTGCAAACACCATTTCTCTCAACTTTTCAAGGAGAAGGGAAGCTACAACCACTTGATCAAGTGCGCGTCGGTCAAGCGCGCTGCTGAAGCACAGCCAGAACAACCAGCCTCTGATTCATCCTGA